The sequence below is a genomic window from Synergistaceae bacterium.
GAGGGTTTAGAGGCGTTAAAGAGAGTATTTGACTGATTCAGCAAATTTTACGTTGTGAAGTTCGTTGTTCCTGCTAACATAATGGGCAGGAAATTTTTATATTTATATAATGGAGGCAAAAATTTATGATTTATACGAATCTTAAGGAAGCAAAAGAACGTCTATACGAATTTGTAATGATGCTTGAAGACGGCGATGAGAGTCAAATTGTCATTACACGCAGAGGTGAGCCGACCGCAAAAATATTAAGGTATCACACAGACCCAAGCGGAAAACGCAAGCTCGGTTTAGGGAAATTTAATTTCTCGCCCGCTAATCAAGCAGAATTTGACGCACTCGATGAAGAAATCGCAAAAGAAATGCTGGAAGGAAAGTTATTCCCCGATGAAGTATCTAATTGACAACTCATATTTTGTTATGGGCCGTCGACGAAGAAAAAAGCCGTATGCTCACATCAAGAACTAGATCTATTTTGTCGAACGAAAACAATCAAATATATTATAGCCCTGTCTCAATATGGGAAATAATCATGAAGCAGCAAAAGAATCCGGGACAACTTACTAAATTGCCCATTAGAGAATTTGTAGAAAAATGCAAGCAAATGGATTTTCAGGAATTACAACTAAATACGATTCATGTATACGAATTAGGGACTCTTTCACGCCCTGAAAACGCCCCGAAACATAATGACCCGTTCGATAGAATATTAATCGCTCAGGCAAAAGCTGAAGGCATGAGATTCTTGACACATGATGACTTGCTCAATGACTACGACGAAGATTGCGTAATAATCGTACGAGTCTCTAATTGATTCTACTGCTAAAATTTATACGTAATTTTACTGATACACAAAACAAAAACTCCGTTGTATTATACTCACTGTCCTACGGGAATTACGTAGAACAAAATCGTAAAGAAAACCGACGCAGTACCGAAAACCGGACGGCAGGAGAGTGAGGCGCAAATCCCCCACGAGCCATTAAGGAAAAGTAAGTGCGAAGGAACGCAGGAGGTCGGAAGACAAGCCCGACGAACTGTCAGAAGGGACAGAAAGGAAACAAGGTAACTTTCCGCACCCCCACAGCTCAGGGCAACATAAAAGACTTGAGTGCGTAAACAGTTTTTACGATAGTTTATTGACAATTTAATAGGGGGTTATTTATAATGAAAAAATTAGCAGCTTTATTAGCTATTGTTTCAGTAGCAGTACTTGCAGCCCCGGCTCTTTCGGCAACAAATCCCTTCATGGACGTACCGATGAACCACTGGGCATATGATGCAATCGGTCAGTTAGCAGCA
It includes:
- a CDS encoding type II toxin-antitoxin system VapC family toxin — its product is MTTHILLWAVDEEKSRMLTSRTRSILSNENNQIYYSPVSIWEIIMKQQKNPGQLTKLPIREFVEKCKQMDFQELQLNTIHVYELGTLSRPENAPKHNDPFDRILIAQAKAEGMRFLTHDDLLNDYDEDCVIIVRVSN
- a CDS encoding type II toxin-antitoxin system Phd/YefM family antitoxin, whose translation is MIYTNLKEAKERLYEFVMMLEDGDESQIVITRRGEPTAKILRYHTDPSGKRKLGLGKFNFSPANQAEFDALDEEIAKEMLEGKLFPDEVSN